The sequence AGAAAACTTTCCCCGCCGCCAAATCGTTTTCCCCATTTCGCGCCCACGGCCAGAGCGGCACGCAAATCAGCGACGTCCTTCCGTGGCATCACAAAATCGTCGACGAAATCTGCCTCATCCGCTCGATGCACACCGAGGCCATCAACCACGATCCCGCCATCACCTTTTTCCAAACCGGCCACCAACAACCCGGCCGGCCCAGCCTCGGCGCGTGGGCCAGCTACGGCCTCGGCAGCGCCAGCAAAGACCTCCCCGCCTTCGTCGTCCTCCACAGCAAATGCACCGATCCCCAGGCCCAACCGCTCTACGCGCGACTTTGGGGCAGCGGCTTTTTGCCTAGCAATCATCAGGGCGTTAAATTCCGTTCCGGCAACAACCCCGTCCTCTATCTAAACGATCCCACCGGCGACACCCCCCAAGGCCGCCGTCAACTCCTCGATTCACTTGCCCAGCTCAACACCCTCCGCCGTGAAGACACCGGCAACCCCGAAATTGATACCCGCATCGCCGCGTACGAGATGGCGCACCGAATGCAAATGAGCGTGCCCGACCTCACCGACCTCAGCAAAGAACCCGCCAGCACCTTCAAACTCTACGGCGAAGACGCCCGCATCCCCGGCACCCACGCCGCCAACTGCCTCCTCGCCCGCCGACTGGCCGAGCGCGACGTCCGCTTCATTCAGCTTTACCACCGCGGCTGGGATCACCACAGCGGATTGCCAGGTCGCCATCC comes from Limisphaerales bacterium and encodes:
- a CDS encoding DUF1501 domain-containing protein, which encodes MIIDNSINRRHFFHRSATGIGTAALASLLNENLFAKPKLPDLMSGLPDVPHFAPKAKRVIYMYQSGAPSQVDLFDPKPSLEKLNGQNLPDSIRKGQRLTGMTSRQKTFPAAKSFSPFRAHGQSGTQISDVLPWHHKIVDEICLIRSMHTEAINHDPAITFFQTGHQQPGRPSLGAWASYGLGSASKDLPAFVVLHSKCTDPQAQPLYARLWGSGFLPSNHQGVKFRSGNNPVLYLNDPTGDTPQGRRQLLDSLAQLNTLRREDTGNPEIDTRIAAYEMAHRMQMSVPDLTDLSKEPASTFKLYGEDARIPGTHAANCLLARRLAERDVRFIQLYHRGWDHHSGLPGRHPKIAKETDQGSAALVLDLKERGLLDDTLIIWGGEFGRTVYRQGGNANSFGRDHHPRCFSLWLAGGGIKGGITHGQTDDWCYNIAKDPVHVHDLNATLLHLLGINHEKLTYRYQGRDYRLTDVHGKVVKKILV